Genomic window (Marinilabiliales bacterium):
CCATCACATCCGGCAGGATCTCTTCAGCCCAGGCACGGTGGAAACGGCAGAACCCAAGGTTGTCCAACATCAGTTCCATGATCATGCGTTCCGCATTCTGCCTTCCCAGTTCGCGTGGCGGGATAAAATCCTTGCCGTACACCATGTAATATTTACCCATGATGGCCATAGGTGAAAGCACCCCGGGTGTCCAGTACTGGTTTGGTACCATCCACCCTTGCCGGGCAAAGCCGACATGCACGAAGCGATCAATGACCTCAACCCCTTTTTCGCGCGACAAGTGACGGGCCAGCTTGCGGGCACCAAGCGAAAGGTCAATTTTGCCATCGACCCTGACCATTTCGTCAAGCAGGGCTGCTCCGATTTTGGCATTGTGCATGGAGTCTTTTACCACATCAAAATCCTCAATTATAAATTTCGGTTTCTGCTTCACTCCCAGCTCCTGTGGCTTGATCAGGTCATCTGCCATGCAATCCATCAGCCACGCCAGCACCCCGCCCACCGATATGGCGTCGAAACCGTAAGCATCTGCTTTGCCATTCAGCAGTTCGGCGGCACGCTGGTCGAACACCCCGCACAACGGGCCCATTGTCTGATAGGGTTCGTAGTCTTTCTTAAAATGGTTGTGCATTTTCTTGCAAACGGCCACACAGGGCTCTCCACAGTTTTTTTGCTGCTTCTTTTCGATGGTTTCCTCATTAAACTGCCTGAGGTAATGATCCACAACAAACCGCTTATGCAGGTCCAGGCGCTCCTCTTTAGTCATATAAAGAGTCCGGTAATTGAATGCAATGATCCGTTCATTCATCGTAGCGAAGTTGACCCCGAAGGTTCCTCCCGTGTTAAATTCCGGATCATACCTGTATTTGGTGGTGACCTCAAAGTCTTTGGCCGCCATCTTTTTTTCATACCTGTCGTGAAACCATTGGTCGGCCACCATGCGATCCCTGAAATCCTCATCTACCCATGTACCCCCGTAAATGATGCCCAT
Coding sequences:
- a CDS encoding aldehyde ferredoxin oxidoreductase, with translation MAEKGTEYLRVLMIDASNGFYRINKYPVGAFYGPVDLGIHLAFKHNSLNVGAGLLAGSVFPGSNRLMFTGISPSWHGFFISSMGGAALVFDNLGINMFSIIGKAHTPSILYLNRNHGEEVEVELHPVHPVTVWQTGRGGVYGVMQYALDRFSSRYEKEPRVLAVGPAAMHTDNGAIASAPVKKGELTAVDCWAGRGGFGTKLLQQHGIMGIIYGGTWVDEDFRDRMVADQWFHDRYEKKMAAKDFEVTTKYRYDPEFNTGGTFGVNFATMNERIIAFNYRTLYMTKEERLDLHKRFVVDHYLRQFNEETIEKKQQKNCGEPCVAVCKKMHNHFKKDYEPYQTMGPLCGVFDQRAAELLNGKADAYGFDAISVGGVLAWLMDCMADDLIKPQELGVKQKPKFIIEDFDVVKDSMHNAKIGAALLDEMVRVDGKIDLSLGARKLARHLSREKGVEVIDRFVHVGFARQGWMVPNQYWTPGVLSPMAIMGKYYMVYGKDFIPPRELGRQNAERMIMELMLDNLGFCRFHRAWAEEILPDVMEKLYGQRDDFLRKLKLTATRINSRNASIFWESERNVDFVYYFLKKKADEDGVDDEELNTWIKAFEKDKFEAGLQFWFEIHKGIHETLREFH